GCCGGGCTGGGAGACCGGTCGGCCAGGTTTCGCGTTCAATCGCCGAAGGTCGGAAAGGCGCCAAGTGATGCAGCAGCAGATTTCGGTGATCACTCTGGGGGTGGCGGACATCGCCCGGTCGCGGCGGTTCTACGTCGAGGGCTTCGGCTGGACGCCGGTGTTCGAGCAGGACGACATCATCTTCTACCAAATGAACGGGCTGATGCTCGGGACCTGGGCGAAGGCGTCGCTGGAGGAGGATATGCAGCGGTCGATCATGACGCCGGGCGCCTTCGCGCTGGCGCACAATGTGGCTTCGGCCGACGCCGTCCAGCCGTTGCTGGACCAGCTGGTGGCTGCGGGCGGCAGGCTGCTGCGGGCGGCGGATGCGCCGCCGCATGGCGGGATGCGCGGCTATGTCGCCGATCCGGACGATCACGCTTGGGAGATCGCTCACAATCCGGCTTGGCCGATCGATGCTGAGGGACGGGTGACCTTCGGCCTGTGAGCGGTTAGAGCGGAGCCATGCTCTCCGTGATCATCGATGCGCAAATCCAGCCTGAGCGGCTGATGGGCCTGCTCGCCGCCCTGGCGGAGGGCGTGGTCGAGGGCGTTGTGCGCGAAGTGCAGATCGTCGCCGCGACCCTGACGCCGGATATCGAAGCTCTCTGCGAGGAGACCGGCGCGCGCACTGCATCTGATGTGGCGTCGGCTGTCGAACGCGCGCGGTCGGAGCTGCTGCTGATCGCGCCCACGGGCTTCCGGCCGCGCGACGGCTGGGCCGAGGCGGTCGCTCGTCATCTGCGAGACGGCGGCGTCACGGCGAAACTGGCGGGGCGCGGCGGCGGATTTCTGAGGCCGGCGGCGGGGGCCGTCATCCTGCGGCGCGATCAGGCGAGGGGCGCGGACTTCGGCGCGGTCAGTCGCGGCCTGAAGGGCGCGGCGCGGCTCTAAGGTCGCTCATCCTAGGGTCGTTCGGGCCGGTCCAGACGCTCGGCCAGCATGGACAGGTCGGCCCACGCGCGCTTCTTGGCGGCGGGTTGGCGCAGCAGGAAGGCGGGATGGAGCGTCGGCATGGCGGGGAGTTCGATGGCGCCGTCGCTGGACCGCCATTCCGACCAGCGGCCGCGGAGCGACAGGATGCCTTCCTCGGTCTTCAGCATCGACTTGGCCGAAGCGCCGCCGACCAGCAGCAGCGCCTTGGGTTTCAAGAGCGCGATGGCCCGTTCAACAAAGGGGGCGCAGATCGCCTGCTCGACGGGCGTCGGCGTGCGGTTGCCGGGCGGGCGCCAGAAGACGGTGTTGGTGATGAAGACGCGTGTCTCCAGGCCGGCGGCGGCCAGCATGCGGTCGAGCAGCTGGCCCGAGCGACCGACGAAGGGCTTGCCTTGCGCGTCCTCATCGGCGCCGGGGCCTTCGCCGATGACCATGAGCGGGGCGTCGGCGACGCCGCGGCTGAAGATGGCGCGGGACGCTGCGCCCTCGAACCGCAGGGGGCAGCCTTCGAAGGCGGCGATCGCTTCGCCGAGGGCGGTAAGGTCGGTGGCCGCCGCCGCGGCGGCCTGGGCGGCGGCGACCGCTTCGGGCGCGGCCTGGGGCGTCTGGCGAACCCGGGGCGCTGCGGCGGGGGCCGGGGCGGCGGCGGTTTGTGGGCGGACAGGCGGGGCGATCTTGCCCGCGGCGATCCTGTCGACGGCCGTGTCCAGCAGCATGGCGTCGACGCCGGCTTCAGCCCAGAAGGCGAGCAGGCTTTCGGCTTCTGCAGGGCTGAGGGCCAGGCCGGACAATCCCAACTCCAAATGACCTAAGACTATACCATTTCACTTGACCTGCGCCGCCGCAGGTTCCGATAAGCCTAGCACTGATCAATGTCGCTTTCGTGCGTTAAAGGGGAATTGAGTTTTGGCTGGAGGGGACGCCATGAGTGAGGACGCCATCGAACGCGAGGCCATGGAGTATGACGTCGTCATCGTTGGCGCGGGGCCTTCCGGCCTGGCCGCGGCGATCCGGCTGAAGCAGCTGGCGGCGACCGCCGGGACTGAAATCTCGGTCGCTGTGCTGGAGAAGGGTTCGGAAGTCGGCGCCCATATCCTTTCAGGCGCCCTGATCGATCCGATCGCCCTACACGAGCTTATTCCCGACTGGCAGGCGCAGGGCGCGCCCCTTGAGACGCCGGTGACCGAAGAGCGGATGGTCTTCCTGGGACCGCAGGGGTCTTTGGACCTGCCGATGTTCGCCTTGCCCAAGCTGATGCACAACGCGGGCGTCTACATCGCCTCGCTGGCCAATGTCTGCCGCTGGCTGGCGGCCCAGGCCGAGGCGCTGGGCGTCGAGGTCTATCCGGGGATGAGCGTCTCCGACCTGGTCTTCCACGCGGACGGCGGGGTCAAGGGCGTGGTCGCCGGCGTTTTCGGCGTCGGCCGCGACGGGCGGAAGAAGGCCGATTACCAACCGGGCCTGGAGCTGCACGGCAAGTATGTCTTTATCGGCGAGGGCGCGCGCGGCTCGCTCGCCAAGGTGCTTAAGGAGCGCTTCGGCCTGAGCGCGGACGCCGACCCCGAGAAGTACGGCTTGGGGATCAAGGAGCTCTGGCAGGTGCCGGCCGAAGTGTTCAAGCCCGGCCTGGTGCAGCACACCGTGGGCTGGCCGCTCGACGACAAGACCGGCGGCGGCTCGTTCCTCTATCACTTCGGCGATCGCTATGTGGCGATCGGCCTGGTGACGCACCTGGACTACGCCAACCCCTGGCTCTCGCCCTTCGACGAATTCCAGCGGCTGAAGCTGCACCCCGAGGTCGCCAAGCACCTG
This is a stretch of genomic DNA from Phenylobacterium immobile (ATCC 35973). It encodes these proteins:
- a CDS encoding uracil-DNA glycosylase; translated protein: MSGLALSPAEAESLLAFWAEAGVDAMLLDTAVDRIAAGKIAPPVRPQTAAAPAPAAAPRVRQTPQAAPEAVAAAQAAAAAATDLTALGEAIAAFEGCPLRFEGAASRAIFSRGVADAPLMVIGEGPGADEDAQGKPFVGRSGQLLDRMLAAAGLETRVFITNTVFWRPPGNRTPTPVEQAICAPFVERAIALLKPKALLLVGGASAKSMLKTEEGILSLRGRWSEWRSSDGAIELPAMPTLHPAFLLRQPAAKKRAWADLSMLAERLDRPERP
- a CDS encoding electron transfer flavoprotein-ubiquinone oxidoreductase, with the protein product MSEDAIEREAMEYDVVIVGAGPSGLAAAIRLKQLAATAGTEISVAVLEKGSEVGAHILSGALIDPIALHELIPDWQAQGAPLETPVTEERMVFLGPQGSLDLPMFALPKLMHNAGVYIASLANVCRWLAAQAEALGVEVYPGMSVSDLVFHADGGVKGVVAGVFGVGRDGRKKADYQPGLELHGKYVFIGEGARGSLAKVLKERFGLSADADPEKYGLGIKELWQVPAEVFKPGLVQHTVGWPLDDKTGGGSFLYHFGDRYVAIGLVTHLDYANPWLSPFDEFQRLKLHPEVAKHLRGGTRVAYGARAVVEGGLQSLPKLYFPGGVLLGDSAGLVNVPRIKGSHNAMKSGMLAAEAAFAAIQAGRTGDSLAEYEEALRTSWVNEDLSRVRNAKPLLARLGTFLGGAVGVFDMLCTSALGGWSPFGTLHHKKSDAAATGLAKDFKPITYPKPDGVLTFDKLSSVFLSATNHEEDQPSHLKLKDPSIPISVNLPRYGEPARLYCPAGVYEVLYDEAGQNPRFQINFQNCVHCKTCDIKDPSQNIVWTTPEGGGGPNYPNM
- a CDS encoding VOC family protein, with the translated sequence MQQQISVITLGVADIARSRRFYVEGFGWTPVFEQDDIIFYQMNGLMLGTWAKASLEEDMQRSIMTPGAFALAHNVASADAVQPLLDQLVAAGGRLLRAADAPPHGGMRGYVADPDDHAWEIAHNPAWPIDAEGRVTFGL